One Fibrobacter sp. genomic window carries:
- a CDS encoding histidine--tRNA ligase gives MSISIPQLPKGTRDFYPEAQRIQNYIFDTWRSTAASFAYEEYEGPMFEHLELYTGKSGEEIVSQLYNFKDKGDREIALRPEMTPTLARLVIQKARELKKPFKWFSMPRLFRYEKAQKGRLREFFQLNMDIIGTESIYAEADLMAAIATMLRKFGLKDNEFAIGVSSRKLLATYLEEIGAPNPALVYPVLDRRLKIGPEAFAKALTEAGLSETQIKQLDDFMSCKSLEEVRSAVKSENAAAALKEIEDLFETLAAAGYGDCVNLDLSIVRGLAYYTGIVFEVFDKGKSMRAIAGGGRYDSLTEKLGGERIPGVGFGMGDVVLADLLAEHKLLPSPKQSVDFYIASFTNDMKKVFETAQMFRAGGNVVSHPLAPMKMGKQLDQANYQGATIVVYVDGSKAGAGEFEYKDMRTGEMFVGNADAIVERLKTEVRKD, from the coding sequence ATGAGCATTTCTATCCCTCAGTTGCCCAAGGGCACCCGCGATTTTTACCCGGAAGCGCAGCGCATCCAGAACTACATCTTTGACACTTGGCGGAGCACCGCCGCAAGTTTCGCCTACGAAGAATACGAAGGCCCCATGTTCGAGCATCTGGAGCTTTATACGGGCAAGTCCGGCGAAGAAATCGTGAGCCAGCTTTACAACTTCAAGGACAAGGGCGACCGCGAAATCGCGCTCCGCCCCGAAATGACCCCGACCCTTGCCCGCCTGGTCATCCAGAAGGCCCGGGAACTGAAGAAGCCCTTCAAGTGGTTCTCTATGCCGCGCCTATTCCGTTACGAAAAGGCACAGAAGGGCCGTCTCCGCGAATTCTTCCAGCTGAACATGGACATTATCGGCACCGAAAGCATCTACGCCGAAGCCGACCTGATGGCAGCCATCGCCACCATGCTCCGCAAGTTCGGCCTGAAGGACAACGAATTTGCCATCGGCGTCTCCAGCCGCAAGCTCTTGGCCACCTACCTGGAAGAAATCGGTGCGCCGAACCCGGCCCTTGTTTACCCGGTGCTGGACCGCCGCCTGAAAATCGGGCCCGAGGCGTTTGCCAAGGCTCTCACCGAAGCAGGCCTCTCCGAAACACAGATCAAGCAGCTGGACGACTTCATGAGCTGCAAGAGCCTCGAAGAAGTCCGCAGCGCCGTGAAGAGTGAAAACGCGGCCGCCGCACTCAAAGAAATCGAAGATTTGTTTGAGACGCTCGCTGCCGCGGGCTACGGCGATTGCGTGAACCTGGACCTGAGTATTGTCCGCGGTCTCGCCTACTACACCGGCATCGTGTTCGAAGTCTTCGACAAGGGCAAATCCATGCGCGCAATCGCCGGCGGCGGCCGCTACGACAGCCTTACCGAAAAACTGGGCGGCGAGCGGATCCCGGGCGTGGGCTTTGGCATGGGCGACGTGGTGCTGGCAGACCTTTTGGCCGAACACAAATTGCTCCCCAGCCCCAAGCAGAGCGTGGATTTTTACATCGCAAGCTTCACAAACGACATGAAGAAGGTCTTCGAGACCGCCCAGATGTTCCGCGCAGGCGGAAACGTTGTGTCCCACCCTCTCGCCCCCATGAAGATGGGCAAGCAGCTGGACCAGGCCAACTACCAGGGTGCCACAATCGTCGTCTATGTGGATGGTTCCAAGGCAGGGGCCGGCGAGTTCGAATACAAGGACATGCGCACCGGCGAAATGTTCGTGGGTAACGCAGACGCCATCGTTGAACGCTTAAAAACCGAGGTGAGAAAAGACTAA
- the rpsO gene encoding 30S ribosomal protein S15, whose product MATITKEKAAELTAKFGANEKDTGNVRVQVAILTEKIKNLTEHIKTHKKDFHSLRGLSMMVAKRKNLLKYYGEKDIVAARALIKELGLRG is encoded by the coding sequence ATGGCTACTATCACTAAGGAAAAAGCTGCAGAGCTCACCGCCAAGTTCGGCGCCAACGAAAAGGATACCGGAAACGTCCGCGTGCAGGTCGCTATCCTCACCGAAAAGATCAAGAACCTGACCGAGCACATCAAGACCCACAAGAAGGACTTCCACTCCCTGCGCGGGCTCTCCATGATGGTCGCAAAGCGCAAGAACCTCCTCAAGTACTACGGCGAAAAGGACATTGTCGCCGCTCGTGCTCTCATCAAGGAACTCGGTCTCCGCGGCTAA
- the pnp gene encoding polyribonucleotide nucleotidyltransferase, with product MSIDAYHQKYGKMLDPKEVSVTLPDGRVITFETGRIAKQARGAAVAKMGDAFVLSTVCYGEEKEGDFFPLTVEYREKAYAAGRLPGGYNKREAGRPSDEETLSARIIDRPIRPMFPENFTREVQVIVQVLSADRKFAPDVLGVSAASLSIGLSELPFEQQVAAVRVAVVDGQNIVMPTYEQMACADLDLVVAGTEDSVCMVEGGAYEVSEDTMINAILAGHEAIKLMCKAQQELVDRCAKPKMELKPQHVGEAHEKLLATVKEVVWDELNKDVHSNMVKTDFYPAMADLCAKMLEDERILAIIGKDEEQDPALVADAKAIFSDYERTAMREMILNEDVRLDGRTTTEVRPIEIELGVLPSAHGSAIFQRGETQGLVVCTLGSKADEQRYESLQGEGSKSYMLHYNFPPYCVGECKRLGMSRREIGHGHLAERSLAAVLPLPEDFPYTIRVVSEIQESNGSSSMASVCGGCLSLMDAGVPIKAPVAGVAMGLISEKGSVKEGGKIKILTDITGTEDHLGDMDFKVTGTAEGITAFQMDIKIRGITPELMREALEQARQGRLHILGKMAELGLAAPRPHVSEKAPTMIKMRIPTNKIRDVIGSGGSVIKGMQSQTGCTINIDDDGNIDIAAPSGKAAAVCRRMIEELTAEPEPGRKYKGKVKTIQPFGAFVEILPGRDGLVHISELADHRVDKVEDVVHVGDEVEVLCLGVDPKGKVKLSMKALLPPKAAPAEAPAAEAPAAEAAPEAPAEG from the coding sequence ATGTCTATTGATGCATATCATCAAAAGTACGGCAAGATGCTGGACCCCAAGGAAGTGTCCGTGACACTCCCCGACGGTCGCGTCATTACGTTTGAAACGGGCCGTATTGCAAAGCAGGCACGTGGTGCTGCCGTCGCCAAGATGGGCGACGCCTTCGTGCTTTCTACCGTTTGCTACGGCGAAGAGAAGGAAGGCGATTTCTTCCCCCTCACCGTCGAATACCGCGAAAAGGCCTACGCTGCCGGTCGCCTGCCGGGCGGCTACAACAAGCGCGAAGCCGGTCGACCCTCCGACGAGGAAACTCTTTCCGCCCGTATCATCGACCGCCCGATTCGCCCGATGTTCCCCGAGAACTTCACCCGCGAAGTCCAGGTAATCGTGCAGGTTCTTTCTGCTGACCGCAAGTTTGCACCGGATGTGCTGGGCGTGTCCGCAGCATCCCTCTCCATCGGTCTTTCCGAACTGCCCTTCGAACAGCAGGTTGCCGCCGTACGCGTGGCCGTTGTCGATGGCCAGAACATCGTGATGCCCACCTACGAACAGATGGCCTGCGCCGATCTGGACCTGGTGGTCGCCGGTACCGAAGATTCTGTCTGCATGGTGGAAGGCGGTGCCTACGAAGTGTCCGAAGACACGATGATCAACGCAATTCTCGCCGGTCACGAAGCCATCAAGCTCATGTGCAAGGCCCAACAGGAACTGGTGGACCGCTGCGCTAAGCCGAAGATGGAACTCAAGCCCCAGCACGTTGGCGAAGCCCACGAAAAGCTTCTCGCCACGGTGAAGGAAGTCGTGTGGGACGAACTGAACAAGGACGTCCACTCCAACATGGTGAAGACCGACTTCTATCCGGCTATGGCAGACCTCTGTGCGAAGATGCTCGAAGACGAACGCATTCTCGCCATCATCGGCAAGGACGAAGAACAGGATCCTGCTCTCGTTGCAGACGCGAAGGCAATCTTCAGCGACTACGAACGCACAGCCATGCGCGAAATGATCCTGAACGAAGACGTGCGCCTCGACGGCCGTACGACGACCGAAGTCCGCCCGATCGAAATCGAACTCGGCGTTCTCCCGAGCGCTCACGGTTCTGCGATCTTCCAGCGTGGCGAAACCCAGGGTCTCGTGGTCTGCACGCTGGGCTCCAAGGCCGACGAACAGCGCTACGAAAGCCTGCAGGGCGAAGGCTCCAAGAGCTACATGCTGCATTACAACTTCCCGCCGTACTGCGTGGGTGAATGCAAGCGCCTCGGCATGAGCCGTCGTGAAATCGGTCACGGCCACCTGGCCGAACGCTCTCTCGCTGCCGTTCTTCCGCTGCCGGAAGACTTCCCGTACACCATCCGCGTGGTTTCCGAAATTCAGGAATCCAACGGTTCTTCTTCCATGGCCTCTGTTTGCGGTGGCTGCCTCAGCTTGATGGACGCTGGCGTTCCTATCAAGGCTCCGGTCGCAGGTGTCGCCATGGGCCTCATCTCCGAAAAGGGTTCCGTGAAGGAAGGCGGCAAGATCAAGATCCTGACCGACATCACCGGTACGGAAGACCACCTCGGCGATATGGACTTCAAGGTGACGGGTACTGCCGAAGGTATCACTGCCTTCCAGATGGATATCAAGATCCGCGGCATTACTCCGGAACTCATGCGCGAAGCCCTGGAGCAGGCTCGCCAAGGCCGTCTGCACATTCTCGGCAAGATGGCAGAACTCGGCCTCGCCGCTCCGCGCCCGCACGTCTCCGAGAAGGCTCCGACCATGATCAAGATGCGCATCCCGACGAACAAGATCCGCGACGTCATCGGTTCCGGTGGTTCCGTGATCAAGGGCATGCAGTCTCAGACGGGTTGCACCATCAACATCGACGACGATGGCAACATCGACATTGCCGCCCCGAGTGGCAAGGCCGCTGCAGTCTGCCGCCGCATGATTGAAGAACTCACTGCCGAACCCGAACCGGGCCGCAAGTACAAGGGCAAGGTCAAGACGATTCAGCCCTTTGGCGCATTCGTCGAAATCCTGCCTGGTCGCGACGGTCTTGTGCACATCTCCGAACTTGCCGACCACCGCGTCGATAAGGTCGAAGACGTTGTTCACGTGGGTGACGAAGTCGAAGTGCTCTGCCTCGGTGTTGACCCGAAGGGCAAGGTGAAGCTTTCCATGAAGGCGCTCCTCCCTCCGAAGGCTGCCCCGGCTGAAGCTCCGGCCGCAGAAGCACCTGCTGCAGAAGCCGCTCCGGAAGCTCCGGCTGAAGGCTAA
- a CDS encoding HD domain-containing protein, whose product MLVAYFATLCVIAAINMILQYRVNSKQNGHYSLLFFSVFISCLGHLMLALSSGRDEAVLANKVIYAGTIFLPLFTFDASLSVCKIRIPALAHDLFMLVVFVIFGMSLTVGFNDFYYKSIEYIQIEGAGNYTAVYGVGHAIFNCLMVGYVVCNVTLIVYAFMKKKNVSFNSLIALSLIEIVSILSFFTSRFFEYDTLIMPAVYVFAQFALLYICYRVKRYDVEQFISQVLEGRNTDSFVLVTSKYNYLGCNEVAFETFPNLKKCRIDYRFPNNSRLNRLLIVWIKEMSKGIFVTEKKFKKADKFYKIRYAELPLSRREKAFMFKIEDETAIHNYINMLGADNVRLEQMLKDNDSQIHTLQEQMLVGMAHMVENRDSNTGSHIKRSSNVVSILVDYLRNKDSRSLPDFFYDTLITAAPMHDIGKIAVDDRILRKPGRFTPEEYEEMKSHSEKGAMIVENLLTSVETPEFVKIVCNVTRYHHERYDGGGYPNKLKGEDIPYEARIMAVADVYDALVSQRCYKEAMSFDKAYSIVVEGMGSQFDPSLKECFEACRAKLEAYYRGLKE is encoded by the coding sequence ATGCTCGTTGCTTATTTTGCAACTCTCTGCGTTATCGCAGCGATTAACATGATACTCCAGTATCGTGTTAATTCCAAGCAGAATGGACACTACTCCCTGCTGTTTTTCTCCGTATTCATTTCGTGCTTGGGCCACCTGATGCTGGCCCTGTCCTCTGGCCGGGACGAGGCAGTCCTTGCGAACAAGGTGATATACGCGGGGACCATCTTTTTGCCGCTTTTCACCTTCGATGCGAGCCTGTCCGTTTGCAAGATTCGCATACCCGCCTTGGCTCACGACCTGTTCATGCTGGTGGTGTTTGTCATTTTCGGCATGTCATTGACGGTAGGTTTCAACGATTTTTACTACAAGTCTATCGAATATATCCAGATTGAAGGTGCTGGTAACTATACCGCCGTGTACGGGGTTGGGCACGCCATTTTCAACTGTCTCATGGTTGGCTATGTGGTCTGCAATGTGACACTGATTGTCTATGCCTTCATGAAAAAGAAGAACGTGTCATTTAATAGCCTTATCGCCCTTTCGCTGATCGAAATCGTTTCCATTTTGTCGTTTTTTACGTCACGGTTCTTTGAATATGACACCCTGATTATGCCTGCAGTTTACGTGTTCGCCCAGTTTGCGCTGCTCTACATTTGTTACCGGGTCAAGCGTTACGACGTGGAACAGTTTATTTCCCAGGTGCTGGAAGGCAGGAATACGGACAGCTTTGTTTTGGTTACTTCGAAATACAATTACCTGGGCTGCAACGAGGTGGCTTTCGAGACATTCCCGAACCTGAAAAAATGCAGGATCGATTACAGGTTTCCCAATAATTCCAGGTTGAACCGGCTGCTTATTGTGTGGATTAAGGAAATGTCAAAGGGCATATTTGTCACTGAGAAAAAGTTCAAGAAGGCGGACAAGTTCTACAAAATCAGGTACGCCGAACTCCCTCTTTCTAGGCGAGAAAAGGCGTTCATGTTCAAGATAGAAGACGAGACCGCCATCCACAACTACATCAATATGCTGGGTGCCGACAATGTGCGCCTGGAGCAGATGCTCAAGGACAACGATTCCCAGATTCACACCCTTCAGGAACAGATGCTGGTTGGCATGGCCCACATGGTAGAAAACCGTGACAGCAATACGGGAAGCCATATCAAGCGTTCTAGCAACGTGGTCTCGATTCTTGTGGATTACCTGCGTAACAAGGATAGCCGCAGTCTTCCGGATTTCTTCTACGACACCTTGATTACGGCGGCTCCCATGCACGATATCGGCAAGATTGCCGTGGATGACCGTATCTTGCGGAAACCCGGTCGTTTTACTCCGGAGGAATACGAAGAGATGAAGAGTCACTCCGAGAAGGGCGCCATGATTGTCGAAAACCTGCTGACTTCGGTGGAGACTCCTGAATTCGTGAAAATCGTGTGCAACGTGACCCGCTACCACCATGAACGTTACGATGGGGGCGGCTATCCGAACAAGCTGAAAGGGGAGGATATTCCTTACGAGGCCCGCATTATGGCGGTGGCCGACGTGTACGACGCCCTGGTGAGCCAGCGTTGCTACAAGGAGGCCATGTCCTTCGACAAGGCCTATTCCATTGTCGTGGAAGGAATGGGCTCCCAGTTCGACCCTTCGCTCAAGGAGTGCTTCGAGGCCTGCCGTGCCAAGCTGGAGGCCTACTACCGCGGGCTGAAGGAATAA
- the nadE gene encoding NAD(+) synthase — translation MKIFMAQLFVQAGKPEENFETIRVAVERGKAVGADLVLLPQNAIEGSTMLGSLGDEVEFLQKCGGFRDKVAELSQGIEILLGGSDMLSEGGMFFSNGKPAKWGYDFEVLSGLSTFTEGKNLVVRNACVGHAKKLQWPIFYLDLVGTENSGKNIYAMDGGSGIWDKSGNQVFAMPRFESSECLVEVGEDGSVSGFPQNTVVEPDRIALIHDALVFMIRENLKKFHIPRMVIGASGGIDSAVSAALYAEAIGAKNVYLINMPTRFNSATTRNAAADLAKNLGSPYMVAPISAIVESVCNSLGQCKFEGDDTPIKVEGINHENLQARTRSASVLLTVASVLGAGITCNGNKSEATAGYCTLYGDSCGVMCALGDLWKTDVYALARYINRDKEIIPQASIDVPASAELSDAMNVDEGKGDPIKYPYHDKLFAEWVEWGSSLESTEARLAAGFESYCKDLGVDLEYFKSLFKTPEEALQDMRAWHRRFRGIALAKRIQFPPILSVSGHAFGAEYPESQV, via the coding sequence ATGAAAATCTTTATGGCTCAGCTTTTTGTGCAGGCTGGAAAACCCGAAGAAAATTTTGAGACAATAAGGGTCGCCGTGGAAAGAGGCAAGGCGGTCGGTGCCGACCTGGTGCTTTTGCCCCAGAACGCTATCGAAGGTTCTACCATGCTGGGCTCCCTGGGGGACGAAGTCGAGTTTCTCCAAAAATGTGGGGGCTTCAGGGACAAGGTGGCGGAACTTTCCCAAGGAATCGAAATCCTGCTGGGCGGGAGCGACATGCTTTCCGAAGGTGGAATGTTTTTTAGTAACGGTAAGCCTGCCAAGTGGGGCTACGATTTCGAGGTTCTTTCTGGACTTTCCACCTTTACGGAAGGCAAGAACCTGGTTGTCCGCAACGCCTGTGTGGGCCATGCAAAAAAATTGCAGTGGCCGATTTTCTACCTGGATTTGGTAGGTACCGAAAACAGCGGCAAGAACATTTACGCCATGGACGGCGGCAGCGGCATTTGGGACAAAAGCGGAAACCAGGTGTTTGCCATGCCCCGGTTTGAATCGTCGGAATGCCTGGTAGAGGTGGGTGAGGACGGTTCTGTTTCTGGATTCCCACAGAATACCGTTGTGGAGCCTGACCGTATTGCCCTTATCCACGATGCCTTGGTATTCATGATTCGGGAGAACCTGAAAAAGTTCCATATTCCCCGCATGGTCATCGGGGCTAGCGGCGGTATCGACAGTGCCGTGTCGGCGGCCCTCTATGCGGAGGCCATCGGTGCAAAGAACGTTTACCTGATCAACATGCCCACCCGTTTCAATTCGGCCACCACCCGGAATGCGGCGGCAGACCTGGCGAAGAATCTGGGCAGCCCCTACATGGTGGCGCCTATTTCTGCCATCGTGGAGTCCGTTTGCAACAGCTTGGGACAGTGCAAGTTCGAAGGGGACGATACGCCCATAAAGGTAGAAGGCATCAACCACGAGAACCTGCAGGCCAGAACCCGCTCGGCATCGGTGCTGTTGACGGTGGCCTCTGTGCTTGGAGCGGGCATTACCTGCAACGGCAACAAGAGCGAGGCTACCGCTGGTTACTGCACCCTGTACGGGGACAGTTGCGGTGTCATGTGCGCTTTGGGCGACCTGTGGAAAACGGACGTGTATGCTCTGGCCCGTTACATCAACCGCGACAAGGAAATTATCCCCCAGGCCTCTATAGACGTGCCTGCCAGCGCAGAACTCAGCGACGCTATGAACGTGGACGAAGGAAAGGGCGACCCCATCAAGTACCCGTATCACGACAAGCTTTTTGCCGAATGGGTGGAATGGGGGAGCAGTCTGGAAAGCACGGAAGCCCGCCTGGCGGCAGGCTTTGAAAGCTACTGCAAGGATTTGGGCGTGGATCTGGAGTATTTCAAGTCCCTGTTCAAGACTCCCGAAGAGGCTTTGCAGGACATGCGGGCCTGGCACAGGCGTTTCCGTGGGATTGCCCTGGCCAAGCGAATCCAGTTCCCGCCAATACTTTCTGTTTCGGGTCACGCCTTCGGCGCGGAATACCCGGAATCGCAGGTGTAG
- a CDS encoding peptidylprolyl isomerase — protein MKIADKTVVQMHYTLTSDEGAVIDSSEGREPLQYIQGAHMIVVGLEKAMVGHDVGDKFDVKVIPAEGYGEYDETLAQEVPLNVFQGVEKVEPGMIFYAQTPMGPMPIRVKSVSADKAVIDANHELAGKNLNFAIEVVSVREATEEELNPKGHCCCGGKGEGDCKCGEEGHECECGGEGHKENCDGQGGCGCPNHDKHHGV, from the coding sequence ATGAAAATCGCCGACAAGACCGTGGTCCAGATGCACTACACCCTCACCTCCGACGAAGGAGCAGTCATTGACTCTTCCGAAGGTCGCGAACCGCTCCAGTACATCCAGGGCGCCCACATGATCGTGGTCGGTCTTGAAAAGGCCATGGTGGGCCATGACGTTGGCGACAAGTTCGACGTGAAGGTCATCCCCGCCGAAGGCTACGGCGAATACGACGAAACCCTCGCCCAAGAGGTCCCGCTGAACGTGTTCCAGGGGGTAGAAAAGGTAGAACCCGGCATGATTTTCTACGCCCAGACGCCCATGGGCCCCATGCCCATTCGGGTCAAGTCCGTTTCAGCAGACAAGGCGGTCATCGACGCCAACCACGAACTGGCGGGCAAGAACCTGAACTTCGCCATCGAAGTTGTTTCTGTACGCGAGGCCACCGAAGAGGAGCTGAACCCCAAGGGCCACTGCTGCTGTGGCGGCAAGGGCGAAGGGGACTGCAAGTGCGGCGAAGAAGGCCACGAGTGCGAATGCGGTGGCGAAGGTCACAAGGAAAACTGCGACGGACAGGGCGGTTGCGGCTGCCCTAACCACGACAAGCACCACGGGGTGTGA